In Archangium lipolyticum, a single genomic region encodes these proteins:
- a CDS encoding ATP-binding domain-containing protein: protein MRSTVGELPQHAQSIIAEEEALLGRVLASLEAARQRGDSRHQETQGLVAQLQVLRDEAATAPVADLPHLLHQMNQARALLERQGTTVLPEANAPYFAHLRVDGPAGIRDYLLGRTSFADASADVRIIDWRFAPVARVFYRYGEGDSYEEWFGERLSEGTVEVRRLVVIERGRLTRIQSGTLVLARTPEGTWRLLGSGPSSLLAGGSGTAVRPGQLGVGEGASGREGALDVTAMLDAEQFEAVSVAADQPLLVLGSAGSGKTTVALHRLAKIAFDDHARYPESRMKVIVPEEGLARLSRRLLAPLGLDKVSVETLDSWAAMAARISFGAKAIKLWEDTPPLVAKLKRHPALRLSLAARLGVLKSSVTTLPPLRKRLAEVFTDRRFLEGVVSRSNGDLPLTAVDETVRHTMLQIATPLSQELEGVDPERLQTLDGKSLESDTPDALAGTLDLEDLPLLLFLRFQGGNLGAVGRLVHVVLDETEDFSLFELFVVGKLLGEARSCTLAGDEMQQTSTSFAGWPAVLSELGIRDAATCRLQVSYRCPRPVTELARKVLGTQATTAVPQAGREGAPVGFHHFPDEAQAHLFIGEALRDLLEREPHASVAVIASGPDQARAFHRVVADMSWARLVLEGDFSFEPGVDVTDVDNVKGLEFDYVVIPDATARAYPAHDEARRRLHIAITRTSHQLWIVSSAVRSPLLAEA from the coding sequence ATGAGGAGCACCGTGGGAGAACTTCCACAGCACGCACAGTCAATCATCGCGGAGGAGGAGGCACTCCTCGGTCGCGTGCTCGCGTCATTGGAGGCCGCGAGGCAGCGGGGCGACAGCCGTCATCAGGAGACGCAAGGGCTCGTCGCCCAGTTGCAGGTGCTGCGTGACGAGGCGGCCACCGCACCGGTGGCGGATCTCCCGCACCTGCTCCATCAGATGAACCAGGCGCGCGCCCTCCTGGAGCGCCAGGGGACGACCGTGCTGCCGGAGGCCAACGCCCCGTACTTCGCGCACCTGCGCGTGGATGGGCCCGCGGGCATCCGGGACTACCTGCTGGGCCGCACCAGCTTCGCCGACGCGTCCGCCGACGTCCGCATCATCGACTGGCGCTTCGCCCCGGTGGCCCGCGTCTTCTACCGCTATGGAGAGGGCGACTCGTACGAGGAGTGGTTCGGCGAGCGGCTCTCCGAGGGCACCGTCGAGGTGCGGCGGCTCGTCGTCATCGAGCGCGGGCGGCTGACGCGCATCCAGTCCGGCACGCTCGTGCTGGCGCGCACGCCCGAGGGGACCTGGCGGCTGTTGGGCTCGGGACCTTCCTCCCTGCTCGCGGGCGGCTCGGGGACGGCGGTGCGGCCGGGTCAGCTCGGAGTGGGGGAGGGGGCCTCGGGGCGCGAGGGGGCACTCGACGTGACGGCGATGCTCGACGCCGAGCAGTTCGAGGCCGTGAGCGTGGCCGCGGACCAGCCGCTGCTCGTGCTGGGGAGCGCGGGCAGCGGGAAGACCACGGTGGCCCTCCACCGGCTCGCGAAGATCGCCTTCGACGACCACGCGCGCTACCCCGAGTCGCGGATGAAGGTCATCGTCCCCGAGGAGGGGCTGGCGAGGCTCTCCCGGCGCCTGCTCGCGCCACTGGGGCTGGACAAGGTCTCCGTCGAGACGCTCGACTCCTGGGCCGCCATGGCCGCGCGCATTTCGTTCGGCGCCAAGGCCATCAAGCTGTGGGAGGACACGCCACCGCTCGTCGCGAAGCTCAAGCGGCATCCGGCCCTGCGCCTCTCGCTCGCGGCCCGGCTGGGAGTGCTCAAGTCCTCCGTCACCACCCTGCCGCCCTTGCGCAAGCGGCTCGCCGAGGTCTTCACCGACCGGCGCTTCCTGGAGGGCGTGGTCTCCCGCTCGAATGGGGACCTGCCGCTCACCGCCGTCGACGAGACGGTGCGGCACACGATGCTGCAGATCGCCACGCCGCTCTCGCAAGAGCTCGAGGGCGTGGACCCCGAGCGACTCCAGACGCTCGACGGCAAGTCCCTGGAGAGCGACACGCCCGACGCGCTCGCCGGTACCCTGGACCTGGAGGATCTGCCGCTGTTGCTGTTCCTGCGCTTCCAGGGAGGCAACCTGGGCGCCGTGGGCCGGCTGGTGCATGTCGTGCTCGACGAGACCGAGGACTTCTCCCTCTTCGAGCTGTTCGTGGTGGGCAAGCTGCTGGGCGAGGCCCGGAGCTGCACGCTGGCGGGCGACGAGATGCAGCAGACCTCGACGAGCTTCGCGGGGTGGCCCGCGGTGCTCTCGGAGCTCGGCATCCGCGACGCGGCCACGTGCCGGCTCCAGGTGTCCTACCGCTGCCCCAGGCCGGTGACCGAGCTGGCGCGCAAGGTGTTGGGCACGCAGGCCACCACGGCGGTGCCCCAGGCGGGCCGCGAAGGAGCGCCCGTGGGGTTCCACCACTTCCCGGACGAGGCCCAGGCCCACCTCTTCATCGGCGAGGCGCTGCGCGACCTGCTGGAGCGCGAGCCCCACGCGTCCGTCGCCGTCATCGCCAGCGGCCCCGACCAGGCGCGCGCCTTCCACCGCGTCGTCGCGGACATGTCCTGGGCCCGTCTCGTGCTGGAGGGAGACTTCTCCTTCGAGCCGGGCGTCGACGTGACGGATGTGGACAACGTCAAGGGGCTCGAGTTCGACTACGTCGTCATCCCGGACGCGACGGCGCGGGCCTATCCGGCTCATGACGAGGCACGTCGCAGGCTGCACATCGCCATCACCCGGACCTCCCATCAGCTCTGGATTGTCTCGTCGGCGGTCCGCTCGCCCCTGCTCGCTGAAGCGTGA
- a CDS encoding DUF2378 family protein, with product MEQRAQLLSRLSRCRPDHQVPGVFLEAVLASADARGAEVGELARRQLGDVGRLVENYRYPVAWMLRMLDVIGQAAEASGESYGEALFRAGQDAGLAYVRSTVGRVRILGAMTAGMHRTLEGIPGAASVAVTFGEHSYRRLSPNSGELVFTQDLIGLAWNAGIVLSSTTAALAMGPDELKIEGIPTDEDASSFLLRLNW from the coding sequence ATGGAACAGCGTGCCCAGCTGTTGTCACGGCTGTCGAGGTGCCGTCCGGACCATCAGGTCCCCGGAGTGTTCCTCGAGGCGGTTCTCGCGTCGGCCGATGCCCGGGGGGCCGAGGTGGGCGAGCTCGCGCGGCGCCAGCTCGGTGACGTGGGCCGGCTGGTGGAGAACTACCGCTACCCGGTGGCCTGGATGCTGAGGATGCTCGACGTCATCGGGCAGGCCGCGGAGGCCAGCGGCGAGTCCTACGGCGAGGCACTCTTCCGGGCCGGCCAGGATGCGGGCCTCGCCTACGTCCGGAGCACCGTGGGCCGGGTGCGGATCCTCGGAGCCATGACGGCGGGCATGCACCGCACCCTGGAGGGCATCCCCGGCGCGGCCTCGGTGGCGGTCACCTTCGGCGAGCACTCCTACCGCCGGCTGAGCCCCAACTCCGGAGAGCTCGTCTTCACGCAGGACCTGATTGGCCTCGCCTGGAACGCCGGCATCGTGCTGTCCAGCACCACCGCCGCCCTGGCGATGGGTCCGGATGAGCTGAAGATCGAGGGCATCCCGACGGACGAGGATGCCAGCAGCTTCCTCCTCCGCCTCAACTGGTAG
- a CDS encoding heparin lyase I family protein, with amino-acid sequence MKKTLLLAEVLFALAGIGCGGNPDDVGFNSNEPTDSLEASSDALTTQNCTQLAATSVIASGNDGNVPANTLDDRPDTRWSMLGKGAWIDYDLGAVRTLSGVAIAWHQGNVRASNFTLSVSSDGMSYTQVYTGKSSGTTTAAETYSFPARSARRLRIYVNGNTVNDWASIAEARVCGTSSTGSGGTGSGVVWRGDFETGDRSQWSKTQMVSSDRLQVLSSPTRQGSYAIKVTVKQGDNPISSSGNRNELVRMTNEKEGDEYYYRWNTMFASDFPSAKTWQLFTQWHHSGDNGSPPVEFYVNGETIYLRLQGSTVVWSTPLVRGQWLDFIFHVKWSASSSTGFVELYLNGQLVLPKKYSATLYSGMTNYLKVGLYRNSTIAPTGVVYHDGWVQGRSLADVQ; translated from the coding sequence GTGAAGAAGACCCTCCTCTTGGCTGAAGTGCTTTTCGCCCTCGCTGGTATCGGCTGTGGTGGAAACCCCGATGACGTGGGTTTCAATTCCAACGAGCCGACGGATTCCCTCGAGGCCTCATCGGACGCGTTGACCACGCAGAACTGCACGCAACTGGCGGCCACCTCGGTGATCGCCAGCGGCAACGATGGCAACGTTCCAGCCAACACGCTCGATGACCGGCCCGACACGCGTTGGAGCATGCTCGGCAAGGGGGCGTGGATCGACTACGACCTGGGAGCGGTGCGCACCCTGTCGGGAGTGGCCATCGCGTGGCACCAGGGCAACGTGCGCGCCAGCAACTTCACGCTCTCCGTCTCCTCGGATGGGATGAGCTATACCCAGGTCTACACCGGGAAGAGCAGTGGCACGACGACGGCGGCGGAGACGTACTCCTTCCCCGCCCGCTCCGCGCGCCGCCTGCGCATCTACGTCAACGGTAACACCGTGAATGACTGGGCGAGCATCGCGGAGGCCCGCGTGTGCGGGACGTCCTCGACGGGCTCCGGCGGCACCGGCTCCGGCGTGGTGTGGCGTGGCGACTTCGAGACGGGTGACCGCTCCCAGTGGTCCAAGACGCAGATGGTCAGCTCGGACCGGCTGCAGGTGTTGTCCTCGCCCACCCGCCAGGGCAGCTACGCCATCAAGGTGACGGTGAAGCAGGGGGACAATCCCATCAGCTCCAGCGGCAACCGCAACGAGCTGGTGCGGATGACGAACGAGAAGGAAGGCGACGAGTACTACTACCGCTGGAACACGATGTTCGCCTCGGACTTCCCGAGCGCGAAGACCTGGCAGCTCTTCACCCAGTGGCACCACTCCGGCGACAATGGCTCGCCGCCGGTCGAGTTCTACGTCAATGGTGAGACCATCTACCTGCGCCTGCAGGGCAGCACCGTGGTGTGGAGCACGCCGCTGGTGCGCGGGCAGTGGCTGGACTTCATCTTCCACGTGAAGTGGTCGGCCAGCTCGAGCACCGGCTTCGTCGAGCTGTACCTCAACGGCCAGCTCGTCCTGCCCAAGAAGTACTCGGCCACCCTGTACAGCGGGATGACCAACTACCTGAAGGTGGGCCTGTACCGGAACAGCACCATCGCCCCGACGGGCGTGGTCTACCACGACGGCTGGGTCCAGGGCCGGAGCCTGGCGGACGTCCAGTAG
- a CDS encoding CBS domain-containing protein, which yields MRATLLTDLPIASSLYAEETESLPAPALCTVDEVMVRNVIAVNPDTSLRTATELMLEHAVSGLPVVDEAGLLVGMLSKTDLVRHQLDEDSADSVTLPSGQHVLEDTTVEDVMTRQVLTVPAGASLAEAAKVMAIAGVHRVPVVAPGGALTGLVTTSDLVRWVAGLP from the coding sequence ATGCGCGCCACCCTTCTGACCGACCTCCCGATCGCCTCCTCCCTCTACGCGGAAGAGACGGAGAGCCTGCCCGCCCCGGCGCTGTGCACGGTGGACGAGGTGATGGTCCGGAACGTGATCGCCGTCAACCCGGACACCAGCCTGCGCACGGCGACCGAGTTGATGTTGGAGCACGCCGTCAGCGGGCTCCCCGTGGTGGATGAGGCGGGCCTGCTCGTGGGGATGCTGTCCAAGACGGACCTGGTGCGCCACCAGCTCGACGAGGACTCCGCGGACTCCGTGACGCTGCCCTCCGGCCAGCACGTCCTCGAGGACACCACCGTCGAGGACGTGATGACGCGGCAGGTGCTCACCGTGCCGGCGGGCGCCTCGCTCGCCGAGGCCGCGAAGGTCATGGCCATCGCGGGCGTCCACCGGGTCCCCGTCGTGGCACCGGGGGGTGCCCTGACGGGGCTCGTGACCACCTCCGACCTGGTGCGGTGGGTGGCCGGGCTCCCTTGA
- a CDS encoding glutaredoxin translates to MTTPRPLHPEGKRAPAVAEAMASFHRDVVDQVRTTVEREAVVVVGMAQNPFVKKVRQALTEAGIQFTYLEYGSYFGMWKQRLAIKMWSGWPTFPQVFVRGVLIGGFDDTTKALADGSLKKLLGS, encoded by the coding sequence ATGACAACCCCCCGACCCCTGCACCCCGAAGGCAAGCGAGCTCCCGCCGTGGCGGAGGCCATGGCCAGCTTCCACCGAGACGTCGTCGACCAGGTCCGCACCACCGTGGAGCGCGAGGCCGTGGTCGTGGTGGGCATGGCGCAGAACCCCTTCGTGAAGAAGGTCCGCCAGGCCCTCACCGAGGCCGGCATCCAGTTCACCTACCTCGAGTACGGCAGCTACTTCGGCATGTGGAAGCAGCGGCTCGCCATCAAGATGTGGAGTGGCTGGCCCACCTTTCCCCAGGTCTTCGTCCGCGGCGTGCTCATCGGCGGCTTCGACGACACGACCAAGGCCCTGGCGGATGGCTCCTTGAAGAAGCTGCTCGGAAGCTGA
- a CDS encoding serine/threonine-protein kinase — translation MELSQVRPYLSAPNSFEGTSLVSEEVRSFLQERLELLYKALFVLTFAFYAFTTLAAVFMVGVPWTRALVDPSYAFHLVGTVLSLILWFLSRGPSRSLRALSWLDSVGLLCVLFLLKLDAYFDRDTLSLLLCTNGALISHAVIVPSSVRRTFWISLIGALPDALVAARMAYARGHTDMLLPILDVLLWSGVAVTMATLVSHVIYGLRKQVQAARKLGQYTLIKRLGAGAMGEVYLASHALLRRRTAIKLLRADADGHGLVRFEREVQLTSQLTHPNTIAIYDYGRTADGLFYYVMEYLEGVDLDGLLSVAGPQPPARVIHILRQVCGALEEAHGFGLLHRDIKPANLFLCRRRGVPDLVKVLDFGLVKEVGGAEDVSAQRVHLVVGTPLYLAPEAIVSPARVDARGDLYSLGAVGYALLTGCHVFEGRSSTEICSHHLHTPPTPPASRLGRELPKDLCDILMRCLAKHPDERYASARELRAALEACADAGKWTEEASERWWDENGSLMEQARPRREPSGLTGTQTLVTEMVGRVA, via the coding sequence ATGGAGCTCTCCCAGGTCAGGCCCTACCTCTCGGCGCCCAACTCGTTCGAGGGCACGTCCCTCGTGTCCGAGGAGGTCCGCTCCTTTCTTCAGGAGCGGTTGGAGCTGCTCTACAAGGCGCTCTTCGTCCTCACCTTCGCCTTCTACGCCTTCACCACCCTGGCCGCCGTCTTCATGGTCGGGGTGCCGTGGACGCGTGCCCTGGTGGATCCCAGCTACGCCTTCCACCTGGTCGGCACCGTGCTCTCGCTGATCCTCTGGTTCCTGAGCCGGGGCCCCTCCCGTTCCCTGCGCGCCCTGTCCTGGCTGGACAGCGTGGGGCTGCTCTGCGTGCTCTTCCTGCTCAAGCTGGATGCCTACTTCGACCGGGACACGTTGTCGCTCCTGCTGTGCACCAACGGCGCGCTCATCTCCCACGCGGTCATCGTCCCCAGCTCCGTTCGCCGGACGTTCTGGATCTCGTTGATTGGCGCCCTGCCGGATGCGCTCGTCGCCGCCAGGATGGCCTACGCTCGGGGGCATACCGACATGCTCCTGCCCATCCTGGACGTGCTGCTCTGGAGCGGAGTCGCCGTCACCATGGCCACCCTCGTCTCCCACGTCATCTACGGCCTGCGGAAGCAGGTGCAGGCGGCGCGGAAGCTGGGGCAGTACACGTTGATCAAACGGCTGGGCGCAGGGGCCATGGGCGAGGTGTACCTGGCCAGCCACGCCCTGCTGCGCCGCCGCACCGCCATCAAGTTGCTGCGCGCCGACGCGGACGGCCATGGTCTGGTGCGCTTCGAGCGTGAGGTGCAGCTCACCAGCCAGCTCACCCACCCGAACACCATCGCCATCTACGACTACGGTCGCACCGCGGATGGGCTCTTCTATTACGTGATGGAGTACCTGGAGGGCGTGGACCTGGACGGGCTGCTCTCCGTCGCGGGGCCGCAGCCGCCCGCGCGGGTCATCCACATCCTGCGTCAGGTGTGCGGCGCGCTCGAGGAGGCGCACGGGTTTGGTCTGCTCCACCGCGACATCAAGCCCGCCAACCTGTTCCTGTGCCGTCGCCGGGGCGTGCCGGACCTGGTGAAGGTGCTCGACTTCGGACTGGTGAAGGAGGTGGGGGGCGCCGAGGACGTCTCCGCCCAGCGGGTGCACCTGGTCGTCGGCACGCCGCTCTACCTCGCTCCGGAGGCCATCGTCTCTCCGGCGCGGGTGGATGCGCGTGGAGATTTGTATTCGCTGGGCGCGGTGGGGTACGCGCTGCTCACCGGCTGCCATGTCTTCGAGGGCCGCTCGTCGACGGAGATCTGCTCACACCACCTGCACACGCCGCCCACTCCGCCGGCCTCGCGGTTGGGCCGCGAGCTGCCGAAGGACCTGTGCGACATCCTCATGCGCTGCCTGGCGAAGCACCCCGATGAGCGCTACGCCAGCGCCCGGGAGCTGCGCGCCGCGCTGGAGGCCTGCGCGGACGCGGGGAAGTGGACCGAGGAGGCGTCCGAGCGTTGGTGGGACGAGAACGGCTCCCTGATGGAGCAGGCCCGGCCCCGGCGAGAGCCCTCGGGCCTCACCGGGACGCAGACCCTGGTGACGGAGATGGTGGGCCGCGTGGCGTAG
- the rho gene encoding transcription termination factor Rho, translating into MAARAEAPPDVDDGDDEGDEGPDEGEGSASTPGQPGGGQPGQGGGRRRRRRRRRRGAQVHFTPEGQAYRLVPGPDGQQQQVFLTPQELQQHQQRMAQQQQQQQQQQGGQHGGHQGHQGGQPRQHQPAPQPSLAPVEGVLDTEVKGPNAYLRQLKRNLLPSPDDAELPKNLVQKLRLRPGQYINALAQTKGNKGLIQRVEQVDGRPLEQVGRLPHFADLTSVDPVERIKLESGHREMVTRVLDLIAPIGKGQRALIVAPPKTGKTIMLQRIAQAVVSNHPEIHLMVLLIDERPEEVTDMRRSIKAEVLASSSDRPTGDHLKVAELALERARRLVESGKDVMILLDSITRLARAYNKEVDNSGRTLSGGVDSRALERPKRIFGAARATEEAGSLTIVGTALIDTGSRMDEVIFEEFKGTGNSEVTLDRFLAEKRIFPAINIGQSGTRKEEKLFTHKEYEKVKKMRQMLFAVKPVEAMEALVKRLSRYTYNDEFLEEL; encoded by the coding sequence ATGGCCGCCCGTGCCGAGGCGCCGCCGGACGTGGATGATGGTGATGACGAGGGCGACGAGGGCCCCGATGAGGGTGAGGGCTCCGCGTCCACGCCGGGCCAGCCCGGTGGAGGCCAACCCGGCCAGGGTGGAGGCCGCCGCCGCCGTCGCCGCCGCCGCCGCCGGGGCGCACAGGTGCACTTCACCCCGGAGGGACAGGCCTACCGCCTGGTGCCCGGTCCGGACGGCCAGCAACAACAGGTATTCCTGACGCCCCAGGAGCTGCAGCAGCACCAGCAGCGGATGGCCCAGCAGCAGCAACAACAGCAGCAGCAGCAGGGCGGGCAACACGGTGGCCACCAGGGCCATCAGGGTGGACAGCCGAGGCAGCATCAGCCGGCGCCCCAGCCCTCGCTGGCGCCGGTGGAGGGCGTGCTCGACACCGAGGTGAAGGGCCCCAACGCCTACCTGCGGCAGCTCAAGCGCAACCTGCTGCCCTCGCCGGACGACGCGGAGCTCCCGAAGAACCTGGTGCAGAAGCTGCGGCTGCGCCCGGGCCAGTACATCAACGCGCTCGCGCAGACGAAGGGCAACAAGGGCCTCATCCAGCGCGTGGAGCAGGTGGATGGCCGCCCGCTGGAGCAGGTGGGCCGCCTGCCGCACTTCGCCGACCTGACGTCGGTGGATCCGGTGGAGCGCATCAAGCTGGAGAGCGGCCACCGCGAGATGGTGACGCGGGTGCTGGACCTGATCGCCCCCATCGGCAAGGGCCAGCGCGCGCTCATCGTGGCGCCGCCGAAGACGGGCAAGACGATCATGCTGCAGCGGATCGCCCAGGCGGTGGTGTCCAACCACCCGGAGATCCACCTCATGGTGCTGCTGATCGACGAGCGCCCCGAGGAAGTGACGGACATGCGCCGCAGCATCAAGGCCGAGGTGCTGGCCTCGAGCTCGGACCGGCCGACGGGCGACCACCTGAAGGTGGCCGAGCTGGCGCTGGAGCGGGCGCGGCGGCTGGTGGAGAGCGGCAAGGACGTGATGATCCTCCTGGACTCCATCACGCGGCTGGCGCGCGCCTACAACAAGGAAGTGGACAACTCGGGCCGGACGCTGTCGGGCGGCGTGGACAGCCGGGCGCTGGAGCGGCCCAAGCGCATCTTCGGCGCGGCGCGAGCCACCGAGGAGGCCGGCAGCCTGACCATCGTGGGCACGGCGCTCATCGACACGGGCAGCCGCATGGACGAGGTCATCTTCGAGGAGTTCAAGGGCACCGGTAACTCCGAGGTGACGCTGGACCGGTTCCTGGCGGAGAAGCGCATCTTCCCGGCCATCAACATCGGCCAGTCGGGCACGCGCAAGGAGGAGAAGCTCTTCACCCACAAGGAGTACGAGAAGGTGAAGAAGATGCGCCAGATGCTCTTCGCGGTGAAGCCGGTGGAGGCCATGGAGGCGCTCGTCAAGCGGCTGAGCCGCTACACGTACAACGACGAGTTCCTCGAGGAGCTGTGA
- the sppA gene encoding signal peptide peptidase SppA, with protein sequence MRALPFLLLLPGLVLAQPALVLQPATPPRGVTLPPTSAALVDEATALTVNPAGLRYVGPAQLFYLHERDLAHDQLGDGLYLGSTLLGGLGAGFSMEWIRGRGLPDYRKTSLGLALGGEKLSLGAAYNGYSSRDDALDWLSSFDLGLTVRPARFLSLGLVVKDVSAPEEGPYSLPRRYNLAVGLRPFGESLTLSADYLAREGDWGNGRLTYTLLGNLVSGVRLGAGLSQGLGADRSLALQVALTLDTSNFGVTYAAGGSERDGLDHVVAVRLSGQKYPALRLDAGSVAMLDLDDRLSARGNPALSLLGITGSDPYIQLLKWMDEAAKDPRLKGVLLKVSGLPDVSWAKAEELRQAVLRLRAANKRVMAVLYSVDDASYFVGSAADEVYALPGSSLLINGLSASVTYLGGTMEKLGVTWDVARVGDYKTAPEQLTRRDLSPAQRETIEAYLDTQTGYYEAQVAKTRNIHPERLRESWRTGILTAARAKELGLIDGVLLPEELNAKLEALAPGARYDPTYSPSNEREPRWGGRRRIAVVPVLGSIAGGKSRSSPLGGEAIAGAETVALALERARKDPSVVAIVVRVDSGGGDVLASELMYRAVLEAKKAKPVIASMGDVAASGGYYAAMGADEIWAAPTTLTGSIGVFFLKPALRGLLGDKLGVNQETLTRAPMADLLSVWRPWTEEEQKAVQAWVDSAYDDFITQVSASRSMEKARVDTLARGRVWSGAAAKERGLVDSLGGFVEAVASARKRAGVPDREELDLVVLGEPRGLLSSMGGEPGVLADLLPTPEPALPPGVRGLVRETGLDSAGMLEPGLKASQPFTLTVR encoded by the coding sequence ATGCGTGCCCTTCCCTTCCTGTTGCTGCTGCCCGGTCTCGTGCTCGCACAACCGGCGCTCGTCCTCCAGCCGGCCACGCCCCCGCGCGGGGTGACGTTGCCCCCTACCTCCGCCGCGTTGGTGGACGAGGCCACGGCCCTCACCGTCAACCCCGCGGGCCTGCGCTACGTGGGGCCCGCCCAGCTCTTCTACCTGCACGAGCGCGACCTCGCGCACGACCAGCTGGGGGATGGGCTGTACCTCGGCAGCACCCTGCTGGGCGGCCTGGGCGCGGGCTTCAGCATGGAGTGGATCCGCGGGCGAGGGCTGCCGGACTACCGGAAGACGTCCCTCGGCCTGGCGCTCGGCGGGGAGAAGCTGTCGCTCGGCGCGGCGTACAACGGGTACTCCTCGCGCGACGACGCCCTGGACTGGCTCTCCAGCTTCGACCTGGGCCTCACCGTCCGCCCCGCGCGCTTCCTCTCCCTGGGTCTGGTCGTGAAGGACGTGAGCGCTCCCGAGGAGGGGCCCTACTCCCTGCCCCGCCGCTACAACCTGGCCGTGGGCCTGCGCCCCTTCGGCGAGAGCCTGACGCTGAGCGCGGACTACCTCGCCCGGGAGGGTGACTGGGGAAATGGGCGCCTCACCTATACGCTGCTGGGCAACCTCGTCTCCGGTGTGCGCCTGGGGGCGGGGCTCTCGCAGGGTCTCGGCGCGGATCGCTCGCTGGCACTGCAGGTCGCCCTCACGCTCGACACCTCGAACTTCGGCGTCACCTACGCGGCCGGGGGCTCGGAGCGGGACGGGCTGGACCATGTGGTGGCGGTGCGCCTCTCCGGCCAGAAGTACCCCGCCCTGCGGCTCGATGCGGGCTCGGTGGCCATGTTGGACCTGGATGACCGGCTGAGCGCGCGAGGCAACCCCGCGCTGTCGCTGCTCGGCATCACCGGCTCGGACCCGTACATCCAGCTGCTGAAGTGGATGGACGAGGCCGCGAAGGATCCGCGGCTCAAGGGCGTGCTGCTGAAGGTCTCGGGCCTGCCGGACGTGAGCTGGGCCAAGGCGGAGGAGCTGCGCCAGGCGGTGCTGAGGCTGCGCGCCGCCAACAAGCGGGTGATGGCGGTGCTCTACAGCGTGGATGACGCGTCCTACTTCGTGGGCTCGGCCGCGGACGAGGTGTACGCGCTGCCCGGCTCCTCGCTGCTCATCAACGGCCTGTCCGCCAGCGTCACCTACCTGGGCGGGACGATGGAGAAGCTGGGCGTCACCTGGGACGTGGCGCGCGTGGGCGACTACAAGACGGCCCCCGAGCAGCTCACCCGACGGGACCTGAGCCCCGCGCAGCGCGAGACCATCGAGGCCTACCTGGATACCCAGACGGGCTACTACGAGGCGCAGGTGGCCAAGACGCGCAACATCCATCCCGAGCGCCTGCGGGAGTCCTGGCGCACGGGCATCCTCACCGCCGCCCGCGCGAAGGAGCTGGGGCTGATCGACGGGGTGCTGCTGCCCGAGGAGCTGAACGCAAAGCTGGAGGCCCTGGCGCCCGGGGCGCGCTACGACCCGACCTACTCGCCGAGCAACGAGCGGGAGCCGCGCTGGGGAGGCCGCCGCCGCATCGCCGTGGTGCCCGTCCTGGGCAGCATCGCCGGGGGCAAGAGCCGAAGCTCGCCGCTGGGAGGCGAGGCCATCGCTGGAGCGGAGACGGTGGCGCTCGCGCTGGAGCGGGCCCGGAAGGACCCCTCCGTGGTGGCCATCGTGGTGCGGGTGGACTCGGGCGGAGGCGACGTGCTGGCCTCGGAGCTGATGTACCGCGCGGTGCTGGAGGCGAAGAAGGCCAAGCCCGTCATCGCCTCCATGGGGGACGTGGCGGCCTCGGGCGGCTACTACGCCGCCATGGGCGCCGACGAAATCTGGGCGGCCCCCACCACGTTGACGGGAAGCATCGGCGTCTTCTTCCTGAAGCCCGCGTTGCGCGGCCTGCTCGGCGACAAGCTGGGGGTGAACCAGGAGACCCTCACCCGCGCGCCCATGGCCGACCTGCTCAGCGTGTGGAGACCCTGGACGGAGGAGGAACAGAAGGCGGTGCAGGCCTGGGTGGACTCGGCCTACGACGACTTCATCACCCAGGTGTCCGCCTCGCGGAGCATGGAGAAGGCCCGGGTGGACACCCTCGCGCGCGGGCGGGTGTGGTCCGGCGCGGCGGCGAAGGAGCGAGGGCTGGTGGACTCGCTGGGCGGCTTCGTGGAGGCGGTGGCGTCGGCGCGCAAGCGGGCGGGGGTGCCCGACCGGGAGGAGCTGGACCTGGTGGTGCTGGGCGAGCCTCGCGGACTGCTGTCCTCCATGGGTGGGGAGCCCGGGGTACTGGCGGACCTCCTTCCCACGCCCGAGCCCGCCCTCCCGCCGGGCGTGCGAGGACTCGTCCGGGAGACGGGACTGGACTCAGCGGGGATGCTGGAGCCGGGCCTGAAGGCTTCCCAACCCTTCACCCTGACTGTCCGGTGA